The Metamycoplasma cloacale genome includes a region encoding these proteins:
- a CDS encoding PhnE/PtxC family ABC transporter permease translates to MDIRESKIQHVKSLWKETYSNSNTKIKGPIKKPFKIVAYLLTVILIILFLALMNFQFAPNGWSLFITNLKFFFQPRSHSLYFNNLNLWSLSIKFLFYSIKILFIGTFCGCILAFFTAFFSNRYINNKYLVWILKVIIIFLRLFPEIFFIYFFLNSFDKNLGLFLITTWFSWLWLHEYFVQIYENANYNTFFHFISIKKSKYSAFISEIWPQIKFKIINTAIYSFESNLRWSAILSQFGFLGIGTLLNTPILNSKYYAELMIPLFVLITFLFLIEIFQFLINNYLFKTITVKNGKQYHKQKSIKISIYVTLFILMVSLLSLGINELVNQKIYIGTQQEYIKQLFSPNWSIISFSNIKENNLFWILFEFVGLVSLTIVLIYILIWINLFFVNTKLNKKYTVFTTKLWNLILRTTPILILFIFIYPLFNNPATIFIFVFAIHGSSSTTRNLEETINSISDPKIESLSKQGWTKLKIYRNFILPSIKLDLITYFMFEVEKIARNFISYGIYSSSLLGSHMILNRVKDIDDIAPYLWISFFILSVIVLINYLWRHYAKNKYSKSKLIINNI, encoded by the coding sequence ATGGATATAAGAGAATCTAAAATCCAGCATGTTAAGAGTCTTTGGAAAGAAACCTATAGCAATTCAAATACAAAAATAAAAGGTCCTATTAAAAAACCTTTTAAAATCGTTGCTTATTTATTAACCGTTATATTAATAATTCTTTTTCTTGCTTTAATGAATTTTCAATTCGCACCAAACGGATGAAGTTTATTTATAACAAATTTAAAATTCTTTTTTCAACCCAGATCGCATAGTTTATATTTTAATAATCTAAATTTATGATCTTTATCAATTAAATTTCTATTTTATTCAATAAAAATTTTATTTATTGGAACATTTTGCGGGTGTATATTAGCATTCTTTACCGCTTTTTTCTCAAATAGATATATCAACAATAAATATTTAGTATGAATTTTGAAAGTAATAATAATTTTTCTTAGATTATTTCCTGAAATATTTTTTATCTATTTCTTTCTTAATTCTTTTGATAAAAATTTAGGTCTATTTTTAATAACAACTTGATTTTCATGACTATGATTACATGAATATTTTGTTCAAATATACGAAAATGCTAATTACAATACATTTTTTCATTTTATATCAATTAAAAAATCTAAATATAGTGCTTTTATAAGTGAAATTTGACCTCAGATTAAATTTAAAATTATCAACACAGCAATTTATTCTTTTGAATCTAATTTAAGATGATCCGCAATATTATCTCAATTTGGTTTCTTAGGAATTGGAACACTATTAAACACCCCAATATTAAACAGTAAATATTATGCTGAATTAATGATTCCACTGTTTGTCTTAATAACATTCTTGTTTCTAATTGAAATTTTTCAATTTCTAATAAATAATTACTTATTTAAAACAATTACAGTTAAAAATGGAAAACAATATCATAAACAAAAATCTATCAAAATATCAATATATGTAACGTTATTTATTCTTATGGTTTCTCTGTTATCTCTTGGTATTAATGAACTAGTAAATCAAAAAATTTATATCGGAACTCAACAAGAATATATAAAACAATTATTCAGTCCAAATTGATCAATAATTTCATTCTCAAATATTAAAGAAAATAACTTATTTTGAATACTTTTTGAATTCGTTGGTTTAGTTAGTTTAACAATTGTTCTCATTTATATATTAATATGAATAAATCTATTTTTCGTTAATACAAAATTGAATAAAAAATACACAGTATTTACAACTAAATTATGAAACTTGATTTTAAGAACAACACCTATATTGATTCTCTTTATATTTATATATCCATTATTCAATAACCCAGCTACAATATTTATCTTTGTATTCGCAATCCATGGAAGTTCTTCAACGACAAGAAATTTAGAAGAAACAATTAATTCAATTTCCGATCCAAAAATAGAAAGTTTATCAAAACAAGGTTGAACTAAATTGAAAATCTATCGCAATTTCATTCTTCCTTCTATTAAATTAGATTTAATAACTTATTTTATGTTTGAAGTAGAAAAAATTGCTAGAAATTTTATTTCATATGGTATCTATTCATCATCATTATTGGGTAGCCATATGATCTTAAATAGAGTAAAAGACATCGATGATATAGCACCATATTTATGAATATCTTTCTTTATTTTAAGTGTGATAGTATTAATTAATTATTTATGAAGACATTATGCAAAGAACAAATATTCTAAATCCAAATTAATTATTAATAACATTTAA
- the cypl gene encoding ABC transporter thiamine pyrophosphate-binding lipoprotein p37/Cypl, with amino-acid sequence MKFFKLFSIISPMVSITPLTIACNDTKEHKVLNFAVIQPWYGDNDISFFNKIEEEYNKLKTDDMQDIKFNISFNAENIDLLASIRKGSADLAIVTSALYDDLPEIEKQTIKPFMQTQTTAFKFDKEGMTDKEIINTTESLFNAKPFVEWNDSEYQWDGNKYNFFYDNEGLSDFYRGAIWIWGNPETLGKLKEAWDNKDYDQFINYGIQTGKESSASKYLEQEKLFVKHFNKTGNEFKSFAFDKIRRSDKYKVGNAKELSEGPNMNYHIVFDELGSFAYTHNYKKLNDGSIQKRDYFRPKIANTELKLLAVTDKIYYNKFVLNTKKMNDKEIKLLQDCIINVKQAGYDNYGPRVGFNGYKRI; translated from the coding sequence ATGAAGTTTTTTAAATTATTTTCAATTATTTCACCAATGGTATCAATTACACCATTAACAATTGCATGCAACGATACAAAAGAACATAAAGTGCTTAATTTTGCTGTTATTCAACCATGATATGGCGATAACGATATTTCTTTTTTCAACAAAATTGAAGAGGAATACAACAAATTAAAAACAGATGATATGCAAGATATTAAATTCAATATTTCTTTTAATGCAGAAAATATTGATTTACTTGCTTCAATTAGAAAAGGTAGTGCTGATTTAGCTATCGTAACTTCTGCTTTATATGACGATCTACCAGAGATTGAAAAACAAACTATTAAACCTTTTATGCAAACGCAAACAACAGCATTTAAGTTTGATAAAGAAGGAATGACAGATAAAGAAATCATCAATACCACTGAATCTCTTTTTAATGCAAAACCCTTTGTTGAATGAAATGACAGTGAATATCAATGAGATGGAAATAAATATAATTTCTTTTACGACAATGAAGGATTAAGTGATTTCTATAGAGGTGCAATTTGAATTTGAGGAAATCCTGAAACATTAGGTAAGCTTAAAGAAGCTTGAGATAATAAAGATTATGATCAATTTATCAATTACGGTATTCAAACAGGAAAAGAATCTAGTGCTTCTAAATATCTAGAACAAGAGAAATTATTTGTTAAACATTTTAATAAAACGGGTAATGAATTTAAATCTTTTGCTTTTGATAAAATTAGACGTTCTGATAAATACAAAGTTGGTAATGCAAAAGAATTAAGCGAAGGACCTAATATGAATTATCATATTGTATTTGATGAATTAGGTTCTTTTGCATATACTCATAATTACAAAAAATTAAATGATGGAAGCATTCAAAAAAGAGATTATTTCCGCCCAAAAATAGCAAATACTGAATTAAAACTGCTTGCAGTTACTGACAAAATTTATTACAATAAATTCGTTTTAAATACAAAGAAAATGAATGATAAAGAAATTAAACTTCTTCAAGATTGTATTATTAATGTAAAACAAGCAGGTTATGACAATTATGGTCCAAGAGTAGGTTTTAATGGATATAAGAGAATCTAA
- a CDS encoding L-lactate dehydrogenase, with translation MKKIGIVGVGAVGSSYLYASLNKNIEAEYVLIDAFETYAVAQAKDLNDAVSSMLCSGCHFKSGKYADLHDADIVVITASVKPKEGKLQDRLELLSDNAVLMKDIALNLKNVGFKGITIIASNPVDIMSCIFQQVSGFDAEKVISSGTILETARMKKFISSQLGIKASSVNGYIIGEHGARCMVPFEHIRVGMSPLYDFVKEGKLSNEWLATLTQQIRNEAFEIISGKGITNFGIGESLAEIAYAIINNTETIFALGVQLPDTYKAKGVYFGLPVILGEKGYKHLPKITLSNEEQKQFDEYSLEIKETVLQVLDKIDVKPHGLIK, from the coding sequence ATGAAAAAAATCGGAATAGTAGGTGTGGGGGCAGTTGGTAGCTCATATCTATATGCATCATTAAACAAGAACATTGAAGCAGAATATGTTTTAATTGATGCATTTGAAACATATGCCGTTGCACAAGCTAAAGACCTAAACGATGCTGTATCATCAATGTTATGTAGTGGATGTCATTTTAAATCAGGTAAATACGCTGATTTACACGATGCTGATATTGTTGTTATTACTGCATCAGTAAAACCAAAAGAAGGAAAACTTCAAGACCGTTTAGAATTGTTAAGCGATAACGCTGTTTTAATGAAAGATATTGCCTTAAATTTAAAAAATGTTGGATTTAAGGGAATTACAATTATTGCTTCAAACCCAGTTGATATTATGTCATGTATTTTCCAACAAGTATCAGGTTTTGACGCAGAAAAAGTTATTAGTTCAGGAACAATCCTTGAAACTGCTAGAATGAAGAAATTTATTTCTTCTCAATTAGGTATTAAAGCATCATCTGTTAATGGCTATATCATTGGTGAACATGGTGCAAGATGTATGGTTCCATTTGAACACATTAGAGTTGGTATGTCACCATTGTATGATTTTGTTAAAGAAGGTAAACTTTCAAACGAATGATTAGCGACTTTAACTCAACAAATCAGAAATGAAGCTTTTGAAATTATTTCAGGTAAAGGAATTACAAACTTTGGGATTGGTGAATCATTAGCTGAAATTGCATATGCAATCATTAATAATACCGAAACAATTTTTGCCCTAGGAGTTCAACTACCTGATACATATAAAGCAAAAGGTGTATATTTTGGATTACCAGTTATTCTAGGTGAAAAAGGATATAAACATTTACCGAAAATAACACTTTCAAATGAAGAACAAAAACAATTTGATGAATATTCTTTAGAAATCAAAGAAACAGTTTTACAAGTTCTTGATAAAATTGATGTTAAACCACACGGATTAATTAAATAA
- a CDS encoding ATP-binding cassette domain-containing protein, with translation MSFKIIEIKNVTASYATEEQPILSDLNLDINSGEMVAIIGKSGAGKTSFFNLLLNQLKIKQGELFLFNKNIVNIKKREYKKILKNVGFLTQEANLIPLLNVFENISHAFSHYKTKLHAWFNWLTADQKIEIMNTLESLNLFSKTYTQVSQLSGGEKQRVEIAKLILQKASLILADEPTANLDIENSKEVINLLKDIKKKYQTTILVNIHDLSLIKNNFDRVFFVKNQTIKEVSDLENLDLLFN, from the coding sequence ATGAGCTTTAAAATAATTGAAATTAAAAATGTTACTGCTTCTTATGCAACCGAAGAACAACCTATTTTAAGTGATTTAAATTTGGATATTAATTCGGGTGAAATGGTTGCAATTATTGGTAAATCAGGAGCAGGAAAAACATCCTTTTTTAATTTATTATTAAATCAATTAAAAATTAAACAAGGTGAATTATTTTTATTTAATAAAAATATTGTAAATATTAAAAAGAGAGAATATAAAAAAATATTGAAAAACGTTGGTTTTTTAACTCAGGAAGCAAATTTAATCCCTTTATTAAATGTTTTTGAAAACATATCACATGCATTTTCGCATTACAAAACTAAATTACATGCATGATTCAATTGACTGACAGCCGATCAAAAAATTGAGATCATGAATACCCTTGAATCACTAAATTTATTTAGCAAAACATATACACAAGTATCGCAGTTAAGTGGCGGAGAGAAACAAAGAGTTGAAATAGCGAAATTAATTCTGCAGAAAGCAAGTTTAATATTAGCTGATGAACCAACTGCAAATTTAGATATTGAAAATTCAAAAGAAGTTATAAATCTTTTAAAAGATATTAAAAAGAAATATCAAACCACAATTTTAGTTAATATTCATGATTTAAGTTTAATTAAAAACAATTTCGATCGTGTATTTTTCGTTAAAAATCAAACCATTAAAGAAGTTAGTGATTTAGAAAATTTAGATCTTTTATTTAACTAA